CGCCCACCCCACCATCGCCGTCAAGGTAACCTatccctgcctgcctgcccgtCTCGTACTCCATACAGATAGATTCTACTGTGCGATGGATTGTTTTCATTTATCTTGGATCGACGAATCAAGTTGATTACGCGGTAGATTTGTGCGTCGGAGGGAGAAGCAGTTTAGAGGTCCTGGTTTTGCTGGGAGCTGCGGCTGCCGCAGCACCCAGATTTATGGTTAATTGGAACTGGAGCTAGTGTGAATGATGTCGCAGTGCTCATATGGTTCAGTCTATTCGGATATGTTTTTCATTGTGCGATATGACGACAGTGGGATGAATGATGGTTCTAGAATATCTGGCTGTTATTTTTTAACAAGATTTGCTCGACTCTTTAAGTCGGTGACGCGGTGGTGCTCGGTCTGATGAGATCACTAGATTTATCTGGTTAATGGTCTGATGAGATCACTAGATGTATCTGGTTAACTGAACCATGCTGATTCGGTGATTCCTTCTGTCTAAAGTCATGGTGGTTTCCTTCCAGGACATCACTCGCCGCAGCATATATATAAACCGGCTGATTCGGCTCACAGGATTCGGAATTTGCTTTTCTACTGACTTATTTATTTATAAGATCCCATGGGTGTGAGGCGCAAAAGGTGACTAATAAAAATGCATCGTTGCAAAAGGAATGACAGAGCAAATTAAATAAAGGGCAGACTTAATGTGCAAGCTTGCAAACAAGTAGACATTAATTTGATGCTACTTTATGTGGACATATATGTCGAATCTTATAACTCTAGTTATGTGAAGAGAATGTTTATTTCGTGATCAGATATATTGCATCCATGGTCCATTGTTTGTCACTATAACTGAAAAGTATCTAAAAGCATGATCAGATATTTTACCCATATTTTTTGTTGTGATTGGAAAATTTACTTTGATTTGTGCTACATGTTGAACAGTACTTAGTCCTGCAGCTGATGAATGAATGTTAGCTTTTTATCATTAAGAACTTGGCCAGCTTTTGTTTTTTAGTTTTGCCTCATCAAGACAATTTGCAGTACAATAGTGGAGGAATTAGTCCTATAGTCCAACTGtgtgagcttaagaatttgcttgaTTTGCACTCTCCTTTGTTACAGTTCTGTAAATGCTTGTGCTTTCTGCAGGTTACTTCACCATATGGGTACACCTTACATGAAAGTGGAAATGTTACAGTTGGTCAATTTGCATTCACAACCTCAGAAGCTGGAAACTTCCTTGCTTGCTTCTGGATAGATAGTGCAGAGAAAGGATCAGGAGTGTCTGTAAATCTTGATTGGAAAACTGGAATTGCAACAAAGGATTGGGATGCTATTGCTAAGAAGGAAAAAATAGAGGTAGGCTATGAATTGCCAGACCACCGATCAGTCAGGTCCCGCTGGGCTCCAGTTTCATGTATTGCTCATGTCTCTAATTGTGTGCAATATGAATATTTTCCATGCAGGGCGTAGAACTAGAGCTTAGGAAGCTTGAAGTGGCTGTACAGTCGATCCATCAGAACATGGTATACCTCAAAGCAAGGCAAGTCTTCCACATTTGACATAAGTTTCAGGCAATATCGTTTGTTGCTTGAACTGAGGCTTTTAACTTTCTAAAGCTTTTGGTGAATGACTGGCGTCCGCTAGAAAATGGTTAATACTTGTCCTGAAATAACTTGACATGAAAAAATGTCGAACACTTGTCGTGCAAGACTTTAAGTTGGCGGTACAGCCAGTGACTGCCTTGATCTGTCCATGCAGGGAAGCGGAGATGAGGGAGGTGAGCGAGAAAACAAACGGCAGGGTTGCTTGGTTCAGCATCATGTCGCTGGGTGTCTGCGTTGTGGTGTCAGTTTTGCAGTTGTGGCACCTTCAAGGGTACTTCAGGAAAAAGAAGCTCATCTAGATTAAGCCCGCTCGATGTTGCGCATTAGCCCAGATTGTTGTTCACCTTGTGGGGGGAAAGATAGGGTTATTTCTTCATGTTTGGTTCGAACAATTCACGCTAGTGGAGAACTCATAGCATGTACTGTACTCAATGTAACAATGATCCATTTTAGCCGTGTTGTATTAATGATAGGTTGGAGTGTTCTTTCTATCTTCACTTTGGTCTTGTCCATCTTTTGTATCATTGATACCTCCTTCCTCTCGATGATGACCAGTCGGCGACTGATTGGAATGTAAGCCGCGGAATTAGTAGCGTACTGGTACCTCTTTAACAAACTGTATTAATCGGTGATGCTGTGAGCACTCTTGTAAAGAAATCAGATTGCTGGCTTTGTAAGCACCGGCCAAATACGAGTAAGCATTTCAGTACTGTTATTATTATTGTTATCTTGTTATTCGCATGATGTCACCTTGTACGTTTATGGTAATCTTCCTCTATTTTTTATCTTCGTTTGCTTCATTCTGCTTGCTTGTTTCTAGCTAACCTTGCTTTCCGACTCCACAGGCAAAGATAAGAAATGTGAGTGTCAGCGTCCCCGCGACGGCCACCGACCCGATGGACCCACACGCCAGCGGCTCGCAGGACTCGCCGATGGCCAAGCGGCTGCCACGAGCTCGGAGGCCCAACCCACGCAACACTGGGCCGGAATGGACCCAGTGAGGCCCGGTACCCGCAGCGCCTACTTATGCAGCCTTCCGCGCCTGGCTGCGCCATCCAGTGGATCAGAAGGCACGGCGGCACCGatccccctttcccctctcgctCAAGAACCCTAGCTACCAATCCCCAATTCGTGTACTCTCTGTAACTGATTGAACCTTGATAATCCTCCTTCTGCTATACAATCCGATCCCTGCTCTTACACGTGGTATCAGAGACCACTCCACCTCCCTTCTTCTCCGCCACTCTGGCCCAAATCGTCGAGACTCGGCGCGTGCGACAGGCGAGATCGCAGCTGGTAGCCATGGATCCATCGATTGAGGCTTTCCTCGATCGCCTCGACAACACCCTGAAGGCCCAGAACAAGGTCATCGCCGAGATACAGGCGTCTATAGCCAAGATCGACGAGCTCGTCAATTGGCGTCCCGATCTGGAGAAGCACGTCACCGATCTGGGCGATGCGGTGGCCGCTCTCCAGCTCGCGCAGCCAGCGCCGACCAAGGAGATCGAGGGCAATCGAGCGCCAGCACCACCAGCGACGACCGGCGCCCACATCGGGGCCGGTACCGGCGCGGTCGACGCTCCCCAAGGGCCCACAGGCCACGGCGTCTTCAACCTACCACGAGGGCCCCCGGCGGCGTCGTTTtagacgccgcccccgcccccggcaTCTGGTCAGTTCAACGCCTTGGCGGCTTCACCTTCCCCTTTGTCCCCGTTCGCACATGCGAGTCAGTTGCTATCGGGCTTGGGTCAAACCCATCCCTCGATCTTGTTTCCGCAGTTCACAGGAGATAATCCTAATCTGTGGAAGACGCTTTGTGAACAGTATTTTCAGATGTTTGGTATCATGCAGTCGTTTTGGGTTCCCATGGCCGCGCTGAATTTTTCGGGGGCAGCTTCTGTGTGGCTACAGTCCATCCAGAAACGATTGGGCGATTTCGATTGGGATTCATTCACTACATTACT
Above is a window of Triticum aestivum cultivar Chinese Spring chromosome 6B, IWGSC CS RefSeq v2.1, whole genome shotgun sequence DNA encoding:
- the LOC123138429 gene encoding transmembrane emp24 domain-containing protein p24delta3; this encodes MPAPAALALAASLLLAAASICAEAVWLDMPQTGTKCVSEEIQANVVVLADYALMYESHPSAHPTIAVKVTSPYGYTLHESGNVTVGQFAFTTSEAGNFLACFWIDSAEKGSGVSVNLDWKTGIATKDWDAIAKKEKIEGVELELRKLEVAVQSIHQNMVYLKAREAEMREVSEKTNGRVAWFSIMSLGVCVVVSVLQLWHLQGYFRKKKLI